A region of Gemmatimonadota bacterium DNA encodes the following proteins:
- a CDS encoding tetratricopeptide repeat protein, whose product MTGANMTAGSRSAARATAWGILLLCVVLAGIHPPLHALGQVNRAKALEFYAQGGLYDAQNDRVNAIKAYLQALEYDPTSAEIHTALAVDYYLVTQRDQARQHAAKAVELDSTATDAWLVLGKYNADLGRYLPARAAFERVVSLEPGNIEAHIALSQLAERLNDREAALRALETVSRLAPRNAEFHFKLADAYRKREMYDKAVIELQKVLDDYPDSIPARVALTEIYEFRRQWDRAVAMYREIIALGPDREAALRHRLARILMFLGRPDEAAAEYRLLLESNRTSPALWAELGDAYQAGGRDDQALAILREGLDVHPNSSEILGALGEALLNQDKPEEAVAPLTKAVSLNGEDAKHWINLGRAYRSTGNLERAVSTLREGLGVMGENPDLFMHLGFVYQESGAHPLAVAAFKSAIRVDSGHARSRIALGYALIEQGMLQDGIAALKEGVESLPDDVTLRLNLANIYLEHEMYNQSIDQAQKSIGINRHDPRGWISLSLAYLRQDKHEQAERVLSQALSFLPEIPELHLYLGVSYLSREAFEQAGTQFRRVVDLNPEDGRGWINLGLVHLRQEDFEGGIQVLRDGLEIDPENPELWFYLGYAHTEQEKYEEAIEITEQAVARFQAHHRLHFLLAQNYDQSGQFEKAVATFETALTIDPDDIYTLNYLGYILADKGLRLDEAKVMIEKALEQSPENGAFLDSLGWVYFRLGDYRKARFYVEKALQFEDTSATVHDHLGDIYSRLGMKRSAIRYWERALEMEDVTPEESEEILQKLQDAR is encoded by the coding sequence ATGACAGGTGCGAATATGACGGCGGGAAGCCGGTCGGCCGCAAGAGCCACTGCCTGGGGAATCTTGCTGCTCTGCGTGGTGCTGGCGGGCATCCATCCCCCCCTGCACGCGCTCGGCCAGGTGAACCGCGCCAAGGCCCTGGAGTTCTATGCCCAGGGCGGCCTCTACGACGCGCAGAACGACCGGGTCAACGCGATCAAGGCCTATCTGCAGGCCCTCGAGTACGATCCGACCTCCGCCGAGATCCACACCGCGCTGGCTGTGGACTACTACCTCGTGACTCAACGCGACCAGGCGCGGCAGCATGCCGCGAAGGCGGTGGAACTGGATTCGACGGCGACGGACGCATGGCTCGTGCTGGGAAAGTACAACGCCGACCTGGGCAGGTACCTGCCGGCCCGGGCCGCGTTCGAGCGGGTCGTCTCGCTGGAACCGGGTAACATCGAAGCCCACATCGCCCTGTCGCAGCTGGCGGAACGCCTGAACGACAGGGAGGCCGCCCTTCGGGCGCTGGAAACGGTGAGCCGCCTGGCCCCCCGCAACGCCGAATTCCATTTCAAACTGGCCGACGCCTACCGGAAGCGGGAGATGTACGACAAGGCGGTCATCGAGCTGCAGAAGGTCCTCGACGACTACCCGGATTCGATCCCGGCACGGGTGGCCCTGACGGAAATCTACGAGTTCAGGCGGCAGTGGGACCGGGCCGTGGCCATGTACCGGGAGATCATCGCCCTGGGACCCGATCGGGAAGCTGCCCTGAGGCACCGGCTCGCGCGGATCCTGATGTTCCTCGGCAGGCCCGACGAAGCGGCCGCCGAGTACCGGTTGCTGCTCGAATCCAACCGGACGTCCCCAGCGCTGTGGGCGGAACTGGGCGATGCTTACCAGGCCGGCGGCCGTGACGATCAGGCGCTGGCGATCCTGCGGGAGGGCCTGGATGTTCATCCGAATTCATCGGAAATCCTCGGAGCCCTTGGAGAAGCGCTGCTCAACCAGGACAAGCCGGAAGAGGCCGTCGCTCCGTTGACGAAGGCCGTCTCCTTGAACGGGGAGGATGCGAAACACTGGATCAACCTCGGCCGGGCATACCGGAGTACCGGGAATCTTGAGCGGGCCGTGAGCACGCTGAGGGAAGGCCTGGGCGTCATGGGAGAGAACCCCGATCTCTTCATGCACCTCGGATTCGTCTACCAGGAATCCGGCGCCCATCCCCTTGCCGTCGCCGCTTTCAAATCGGCCATCCGGGTAGATTCCGGACACGCGCGAAGCCGGATAGCACTGGGATACGCCCTCATTGAACAGGGCATGTTGCAGGATGGGATCGCCGCCCTGAAAGAAGGCGTGGAGTCGCTGCCGGACGACGTCACCCTTCGCCTGAACCTGGCGAACATCTACCTCGAACACGAAATGTACAACCAGTCCATCGACCAGGCTCAGAAGAGCATCGGGATAAACCGGCACGACCCCCGGGGATGGATCAGCCTGAGCCTGGCCTATCTGCGGCAGGACAAGCACGAACAGGCGGAGCGCGTGCTCAGCCAGGCCCTGTCGTTCCTGCCGGAGATCCCCGAGCTTCACCTGTACCTGGGCGTCAGTTACCTGTCCCGCGAGGCGTTCGAACAGGCGGGGACGCAATTTCGAAGGGTCGTGGACCTCAATCCGGAGGATGGCAGGGGATGGATAAACCTCGGCCTGGTGCACCTGCGCCAGGAAGACTTCGAAGGCGGTATCCAGGTCCTCCGGGACGGCCTTGAAATCGATCCGGAGAACCCCGAACTGTGGTTCTACCTCGGTTACGCCCATACGGAGCAGGAAAAGTACGAGGAAGCCATCGAGATCACGGAACAGGCGGTAGCGCGCTTCCAGGCTCACCACCGCCTCCATTTCCTGCTCGCGCAGAACTACGACCAGTCGGGCCAGTTCGAGAAAGCCGTGGCCACCTTCGAGACCGCCCTGACCATCGATCCCGACGACATCTACACGCTGAACTACCTGGGATATATCCTGGCCGACAAGGGCCTGCGGCTGGACGAAGCCAAGGTGATGATCGAGAAAGCCCTCGAGCAGAGCCCGGAGAACGGTGCCTTCCTGGATAGCCTGGGATGGGTGTATTTCAGGCTGGGCGACTACCGGAAAGCGCGGTTCTACGTGGAAAAGGCCCTCCAGTTCGAAGATACGAGCGCCACGGTACACGACCATCTCGGGGACATTTACAGCCGGCTCGGCATGAAAAGAAGCGCCATCCGCTACTGGGAGCGCGCCCTCGAGATGGAAGACGTGACCCCCGAGGAATCCGAAGAGATTCTGCAGAAACTTCAAGATGCCAGGTAA